A genomic window from Silene latifolia isolate original U9 population chromosome Y, ASM4854445v1, whole genome shotgun sequence includes:
- the LOC141628660 gene encoding uncharacterized protein LOC141628660, with product MHSIGAGHRLDLEGIPPRGAIEPGGLGTPLQRGGDGIQDPKIGMRNPERTFLRRNLGTGSLLEQQYQELRDLMYRIPGVARPLEKVTRDSYADSPFVDDIALVGVPKGCVPPAMTLYDGTTDPLDHINHYKQKMMVITATGSLKEACMCKGFGSTLSGAALQWFNREKVAIPRCDIATAIEAFRQESDLYKDLTKYPCTTFEEVQTKAIAVMRLEEDSGPRRAAYGTDSTSRKAPVEKQNERAKPYSKPVNKVSEGPGGKNNSEPPPKISEYKFSTNLAGVLKALKEIRGVRWPRKRTDERPNDKRDSSKRCEYHDDIGHDTDECYTLRKEVKFQYDRGNLDHLLPGGSTKVHSTNQVMGFSEKDLATKEVPLVGFSGETKHSLGEIVIPTYAKGVNKQVRYLVIDGPSTYNVILGRPWIHEMKAVPSTYHQCLKFPTPWGVQEIRGDQEEAKNCYKIALKPTARPPA from the exons ATGCATTCCATCGGAGCCGGTCACCGATTGGATCTTGAAGGAATACCACCTAGAGGAGCCATCGAGCCCGGTGGACTAGG AACACCCCTCCAAAGAGGTGGCGATGGAATCCAGGACCCAAAGATCGGCATGAGGAACCCAGAGCGGACATTTCTCAGGAGGAACCTGG gaacAGGCAGCTTGCTGGAGCAGCAATACCAAGAGCTAAGGGACCTGATGTACAGGATTCCTGGTGTAGCGAGACCCCTGGAGAAGGTGACACGAGATAGCTACGCAGATTCCCCCTTCGTGGATGACATAGCCCTTGTCGGTGTCCCAAAAGGATGCGTGCCGCCAGCCATGACGCTTTACGACGGAACCACGGATCCTcttgaccatatcaaccactacaagcaaaAGATGATGGTGATCACCGCGACAGGCTCCTTGAAGGAAGCCTGTATGTGTAAAGGGTTTGGATCTACCCTATCCGGAGCAGCCTTGCAATG GTTCAACAGGGAGAAGGTGGCAATCCCTCGGTGCGACATAGCCACAGCCATAGAAGCATTCCGCCAGGAGTCAGACTTGTATAAAGATTTGACCAAGTACCCATGCACTACCTTCGAGGAGGTGCAGACAAAGGCAATTGCAGTCATGCGGCTGGAAGAAGACTCAGGGCCCAGGAGGGCAGCTTATGGCACAGATTCTACATCCAGAAAGGCACCTGTGGAGAAGCAGAATGAAAGAGCTAAACCCTACAGCAAACCTGTGAATAAAGTCTCGGAGGGACCAGGAGGAAAGAACAACTCAGAGCCACCTCCGAAAATAAGTGAGTATAAATTCTCAACCAATCTTGCAGGTGTACTCAAGGCCCTAAAGGAGATCCGAGgagtcagatggcccaggaagcgGACTGACGAGCGTCCTAACGACAAGAGAGACTCCAGTAAAAGGTGCGAATACCATGATGACATCGGCCATGACACCGACGAATGCTACACCTTGAGGAAGGAAGTCAAATTCCAGTACGATCGAGGAAACCTGGACCACCTATTGCCAGGAGGCTCCACTAAAGTTCATTCCACTAACCAG GTcatggggttcagcgagaagGACTTGGCAACAAAAGAGGTACCTCTAGTCGGTTTTAGTGGCGAAACGAAGCACTCTCTGGGAGAAATCGTCATCCCGACCTATGCCAAAGGAGTCAACAAGCAGGTAAGATACTTGGTTATTGATgggccctctacttacaatgtgattcttggcaggccctggatccacgaaATGAAGGCGGTACCCTCAACTTACCACCAATGCCTGAAATTCCCAACGCCTTGGGGAGTGCAAGAGATACGTGGGGATCAGGAGGAGGCCAAGAATTGCTACAAGATAGCCCTAAAACCAACAGCCAGACCgccagcatag